ttctaaatctGTCAAAATAAATGGTTCTAATAAACTACGtacaatttttgttgtatCAATTGGCCATTTGAATACAGACGTTCCTTCTACCACAGGTTCCATGGAAGATATGATGATTTCAACAGCTACAGGCCgaaattcttttaaatggTTTGgcagtacaaatattttatttgaactaaTTTCTTTTGTTTGTCCAAtgtcaattaatattacttttacctTAACTGTAAGCCATCCATGTACTATATCCAAGACAACTGCTCGATAAAATGATTCTTCTTCAGTTTGTATCATAACCATTTCACCAATAGAAAAGGTTTCACATAAAATGATAGTATTTGGAGTTGAACAgatgttttttaattcatgttttattttttcaaacgagTCATCGATATTAATCCAATCTTGATCTTTTGTAGGATTCTTTTTGGTACTATACTTAAGAATTCTGCCATAAAAATGTGAAGCACTTACAATTTTTGTCAGTTTTATTGTAACCAAACATTTCATAGGAATATTGagacattttttatcaagtgttttacacaaaatatgaCGCTCTGCACATGTTCCTTCGCAAGTACCAAATTCTTTTACTTTATCACAAAGAAATGGACGGGAAATTGATACTTTACTATTTTTGAAtggtgtttttataaaatcaaacatatttgatgtatatttcaatacctataagagaaaaatattaaaacaattacaaatacattcaccaataaaaataaaaagatataggtaaatttagaaatatgagTGTGAGAAGAATATTTGAGGAGTTtgcagaattatttttttttagggatAACTCTTCCTTGGCTTATTATATACAGCCATATAGATACaagataactattaattaaatttaaagtttaagtaatgtttattttaaaatacatagatcaaattgtatattttgtatttttatgttacacgttttacataacattataaatacatagttaAATCAATTAACATAACACTAagataaataagaaaacacAATTTAGCCTTGAATTATTGTGcacataaaagtataaaatattttataaattagatatataattgaaatataatagaaatggATGGCAAAAAATACCTTAAAGGTCAATAaagctttaaaaatttttattgtataaaaatataaagcttcaaataagaataattttgttgGACAGTATTACTACTATGTTTAAATACAAGTCGTGGTTTTCATGTGACATCATATCATTGAcacaatttgtaaaataaacacatgCTATTTACTTCATacgattaaaatagtaataaaaaaataaaattatttgacatATCTACAAgttatgaaaatacatttctaaaaagtttatttatttattcagagggtcatattatttgttaagtaTAGTGACGTAAATATGGGATAGCAAGGCACGGAAATGTCCCGGGGCTCTGGATTTGGAAGGGCCCTTTGACCcttgtaaaaacaatttgtattataaaaaagggTGGGCAAGTAAGTATTGCTCTGCTGTAAagtgtatagtagagatggagacTAGGTcattataatggatgtgtttaatttgaatgcaatgacaggtatcattgtacacGAAAAATGATTCGGAAGAGAAATGATTTATCAGTCTAGGTTAATTTGTgggatatatcatattattatctatatttaaattgtaatatatcattattttatgtaatttcgtaaaaaattaaatttcatacgctcacaaaatattttttatattgacgcAGGAGttctttttaactttatttgaaGGAAAGCTTAGGGAAAACCTTgtattgagtatttttaactttaggtaaaaatcacaaaaattttatgaattttcaacttcaaaattccttggtaattattgcaattttgacatatttcgtaaatatttgaactttaaatgcttatcaaaaaaaattgtgacaaaccatttttgatttttttttactacgataagtacaacttataataaatcttgtattaaattttaaagattttttggaataccaaattttttttattgacatttcaagaaaaaaaatttagaaaaatcgaaaatttcaattgtctgcaaatagcttaaaaaatatcaaaatatttttaaaattgaatcattaatagataacgctaatataaacatttggttaaaatttcaagtatttacaacaattcgtttttgagttacagaaaataaaaaaatcgattttgttgaaaactgattatacataaaaatttctGTTATTCTGttactttttaatgtttatcctgacgcttttgaaaactattggaaatttttatttttgactccCCAaaataccaactagattcattttccttttcaaaaaaggggctgaagtcaaaaattattatttctactccaaaacgtgatgacaagacacaagtaaataaaaacaaacatatatcattgtaaaataatacacactcTGATCAGAATCTAGTATgatatacaaacatttgaattttattttaaaattcacgaGACAGGtattgttagaaaaaaaaaacatacctatcatattattagaaaacagACATATGGACACTAAAgaactgataaaaatattttctgagatggaagctaaaaaaaaaactttgaataACTACCTTGtagttttatatgtatataacactatgtatatatacatataacctaGGGGGGCAACACTTGATACTGCCCCGGGGACCCAAATTTAGTTATGCCACTgcttaagtacctattaaaaaaattgatttaggtTAGAGTTTATAggaatgattaaaaatgaaaatatatattatataagatagcaaagataaataatattatactctgtagtttattatttaagcattattataatgtatattgtaaaaactgaaataatcagaaatattataaacaaaaacactTGTGTCGTAAACCTTAGtacctactttaaaataaatatagttgatttttacttatttaatatgaaaatgaatttaacaaataacgcATATGTaatggtcaaaaatattatcacaattATACTCACTTATCATGAAtcgcaatttaaaaaatgttaactacgagacaatagacaataataacaataattagaaAGCCAGAAGTATCGGAAATATAATTGCAATaatcaaattgaaaaatttatgtAACACTACGAATTCTTCATCATCatcatgaacaaaaaaaaaattccaaaatgaTCTATGCACGAGTGCGGAGTACGGACGAACGGTAGAATGGTCTGCAGACGGGTTTATGTCTTTACTCTATGCGGTCTATGGATAGGTTAGAATTTAGTAACACAATTTGAGACATCTTAAATCGTGGTTAGAAAATACAGTTACTCGTACCTCGCAATCCACTCGATGATCACTGCATTttgtgttgttattttttcccaCCAAGGGCGACAACTGATAAATTCATTTTCTGTTCACTAGCCATGCGACGGTAGACGAACAATTATTGGTCCCCAAGAAAAAAACGTCATATGCGGACAAATGGACAATTTATTAGTCTCTGCCAGTCTGCCATAATTTTATGCATGGACAATTGGTGcccattaaaactttttttcgaGATTTGTAGGATAGTTGCATTtgcataattcattaatttaaattgtcacTGATAAAGTgtcaaagtttataatatgacgtgATATATTTTGATCGGTTACCTATAACTACAATAACTCTCTGTACatagtttataatgtatatttttaacaaactgTAATGAAATGTTTctcttgataaatataatttttttattgctgaCCGATTTATCCGGTTATTCAACctattagttaattttgatTGTAACCCGAGCTGACAGAGGCAGCTTTCTATAAGAATACTAGGAGTGACTGTTCCTGCCCCGAAagtaggaaaaaaaattgttttaagttgAACAggtttaatcataattcatcATAACAGAAGATTGatcatttaagtaaaaaataagtgtatctaaattataaattgtaaaagttaataaaaatttaacttaagaagaacctaaaaatattacattggtCCTAGTAAATTTAGTTTGTGTGTGGGGGTGAGTGGGTTGTTTTGAAACTTGCTCCTTGAGTTTTAAAGACTCAAGCCGCCACTGCGAGCTGTTAACTTAATGCCGAATAGTTCTCGCTGTATATCCATGCCGTGCGTattggtaataataacaatgatggAGTGTTTTAAAACCAGCCACGGTAAAgatttgtttatgttttaaaagatatattataggtatgtctGTGAACAGAgtgaacatttcaaaaatgaaCTGTTTTATATGAcgtagtatacattttttccggATTATATTGTCCaggtatgaaattataatggaGGCAGATTTTTCGTACATATGGCGTTTTTTCACGGGGATCAATTGTCGTAGATCTGATACGAGTTTGTAAATAGTGATAAGGCGAAACGCTCTGGCCGCCGGCCGGACGATTTACTTGACTGCTGAAGTGGTGGCTGCTTATGATACAGCTACAGCGAACGTGTTTGTGAGTTTGGTTCTGTACACTGTACAGTTTTGGtgtaagcaataataatataaacatacgcgtttgaaacacatattattcaattaattcttCTTACACGTTTCGTCGGCGCGTGGAAACCGTGCCATGGACAGCATCGTAGAGCACGTTTATGCGGAACCGAGCATACCACCAGTAATCGGTGAGTCTTACTCCGAAATctgatatttatagatttccagtcattcaataatttttctatccaataatgattcaaattgcttataatatattcaaataatgtaatCATACGTACTAACAATTTGTTAGTCCAAATCGTTGTGAAATTATTCCACTTCGGAATAACGAACCATATCAATGATATGATGTAAAAATCCTAGTGAGATTTTATTCACACTGGTTTGGGCGAATGAATTTCTAGATAATGTATTATCCGAGCGTATTAATTCCCTTCACTTGTTAGAACCAAATGaaaacagttaaatatatGTTGACAGATTTGTGCTTTATTTTCTAGCAATTACGGAAGTGGGCCATTTGAATTCATCAACACTTTTAGATTGCGGTATGGCAATTGAGAATACATCTAATAGacccatattaaaaatattcaatcaacATGGTGGTACAGTTGAAGAAGAAGATCCTAGTAGAAAggataatggaaaaaaatacttaattttgagaaataaaaaaacaaataaggtagctaagtatatatatttaagttgttagttaatacaattctttattatttaaatgtatatattttattttgaaaatgtaatctattatttgattaaattatgtaactaCTGTTAATTGCAAAAAGTATAAACTTATGAGTTGTATTTTTGTAGGTTTTAGTTTATGGTACCAAAGTAACTTATCTTAAAAAGCCAgattactttaaaatgaaaacgtTTGAAGATCAGACATTGGCTGATAAAAatcaagaatttaatttagtatttggaACTAAAAAGTCATCACGAATTTCAAAGTCCAAGGTTAATAATACTGTTGATGTTCCAACAGATGTCTTTGAAAACATTTCTTTTTCTTGtatgtatagatttttatattaatatgtctattaaatatattgttattatattattattatttttttagcggATGCATTGCAACCATCATTTTCTCAGACTAAcgaatttttagtatatttaccaTTGGGATGTAAtcgtttttctaataaattagaaacaaTTTATCCAGTTTCTACATTATTGCTCGATAATGAAATAGACTTAATGACCGATTATGCTAAAGAAGTAATAAGTATGTTACCGATTACTAGTGACAATGAGGAGTaagtttctataaaaattaaagggactttattaaaatagttttatgtgACTTAAGAGTTGAATAAAAGTtgccataattttaaaatattaaatcaaatatttaatttatgatatatatttttaattttttgatatttttaaatttaaagttaagtgAAGATCTATGTTATAGATCAGAGgttcaaagtattttttatgaacttcATTAACTATATCGTGGATCAGTAGCATATCATGAAtgagtaaaaatgtaactaatcataatgttatatcaataatataatgttataaatttgtatcacCGGTGCTTGTAGCATAGCTTTAGAAATCTGtttgaaaagttttaataatatttcagttttaattattaaagagaTAGGTTAAGgagttatgttaaaaaaatagtaaatgtttacatatataattaatttagctattattttaattttttgtttatgaacacttaagtatatattttggattggttctattattttaaataatgtattttttttgcagtttatcatcatttttcataacaaatttgaatAGACTatctcataaaaatattcaaaatatctgTCTCCTTACCTTTGCTGATGGACTGATAGAATTGTTAAGAGCAAAATCAGCCGAGTTGAATTTTaggaatattgaaatttaccCAAATTCAGaagtaataaatgataaggttttagataattttgtcGAATACAGTGTAACTGGCaggtaaaagttaaataactaaaaaaaaatacatttaattaatttatatatattttttaattatctagaGATTTGACATCTAAGATGAAGGATAAAGCTGTgtgtcatataattataattatgatgctAATCAACATGTATTCATTTGACTTAAGTTGGATATCATCATTTCTTCCATCAAGTAGCCAAAagaggtaatttaaaatttttacatctTTATATTAATGAGTTATAACCAGGGATTGAgactttatacattaaaaatcataaataaaaataacacgcGTACATATGCAATAggcatgaaaaatattaaaatatgcatttacatatgtatataccatGTACTATAattggttaaaaatgtatttattttaatgaaaaattgttttttttttgtattagtgattataaatatttaaaaatatgtttagggaaaaaaatatacatttttacatttgtatgTCTCTGAGCCTTGTTTACaactactttattattatgtatctttttggtgcaaaataaaataatgtttttatttaattttttcaattaattatacatcattgatgataatatttttgtacatctgatttttttttttattaattaaagtttttatctatattatttcagaTTGACATTGCTGATGAAGGTAGTAGGAGCATCACTAATGAAAGATAATCCAACCAAGTACACACTAAAAATTCCATTAGTAACTCTACCCGCATTTCaaaaactatcaaaaaaaaGTCGTTAATAAGCaactaaatttgaatttgaatttatacttGTTAGTTATTGGCAAGTGcttatgttgtttttaataaaaaaaaaacaaactaattttaacttattgaatctagtataaaaattttatcatatccTATTATctaaacatcaaaataatttatgaacattgtataaattatattagaaataatctacaatctaagtataatattatgtataatattgtgtatttatggAAACAGGGTAAACTTTATCACTAATTACCcagcaaatatttttaattttgtctgTGGGATGTTCAACTAGATTAATGGATCATAAATTGATATGACTTACAAGAATTTTTGTAATCATGCATTTTTTACAACCTTATCTGTGTTTatatgttggttttttacaatagttcaattttttagcaagttatgtgtaatgtgtatataacatggcataaattaaaaatgcttataactcatttaaaaactaaataatcgtaaaaaaaaccaacatacaaacacagataatgtattaaacataaattaattttatttatgacatCAAAcacattcatataaaatataaaagaaacaaatactttaaacggtattatgttttgtattaagTTGATAAAAACCACGCTAGTCTTCAATGTTATATGTCTTTGCACCGACTTCCTAATCAATACTTAtggttcaatattaaatatagatatatatttattattataagttataagttatgattaatttagtggttttatttgatatttatgctacaaaaattcatataaattaataatgaaaaaattagaaattatctCAGTTTATTTgcgttattttaactaaaaatgtacttacatgcaaatttaaattagttgctgttattctaatatttgtaaagtctgttaataaataagacaGTCCCCTCCTaacttttaacaaatataacctcatattttaatcattttaaaagtcAATAGTTCTTTAACTTACCCCCTTCTTATGTTTACATGATtgttaatttctattaaaagaGTTTCTTAGAGATTTATTCTCGGATTgaagtttaacatttttattttgaagaatagtaataaatattaaccaattatttattatttccttcctcttttgaaattttgcttgttaatttttatacctaataatgttTGTGGCAAtactattttctttttcattaaAGTCATAGGCGTAAGCAGTCCTTTAAGTAAGGGGGGCCTTTAAGTCCTTTAAGTATTCATTTAtatgaaacattatattttgttatattgtaggcaaaaattactaatatgtttaaatcttATATGCACATATATTTACCCAAAAATTGTGAGGAGGGGCTGAAACCTATCCTAGCCACTCCTTGGTTACGCCTATGATTAAGGTAAATGTTTGAATCTTACTTGCTTGGTTTTTGAGTatcaatttgaatttgaattattgttgatatcggtagttataaatttaatgcttATTGCttacttaaacaaaatattaactagaTCCTTGTTTCTGAGATACTTTTTCAgttttatgaataaacataatacattttttccaaacattttgtttaatatttaaaagagattctgaatatatgaaattaattatttctctattttaattattaatagaacatacattttcttatttgttaattatcatacttataataaaaatattttacattaacaaAACCATTCCTATTGCAATCACTTACTATTTTCTTAGATTATATTTGAAGATTTTTAGACAATTCCATGAATGAGTTttgctttatatatatttgagaaatgtattttttgtcaaAGAGTTCTTTAACAACTAATTTGATTGTTTTGATAACTTTTAAGTGGTGCAATTGGTTGGTATTGTTCTAGATTAAATTGTTGCAAACattgtaaataactaaaaatacaaaaactatacctatattgttttttaaagacatacaataaatttattcattggtgctaaacatttatttattgtacaatcatttcttatatttatacaatggtCAATGTTATGTATGAAGAAAATCTACTTGATGAAACTAGTAAAGTCAAGTGAACATATTCcactattctttttatttaataaaaacatgttcatatatttcatatacttgttggtaagtacctacatttataaaattgttaacaattcaacagtattaatcattttgattaatttaaattatttcatttatttaacaataaaccatttataatttaaaaaaaaacaacatattatttgttaaattaatatgtacaatactatttttttgttcattttttgactgAATCTATCATAATGAGTACATCaaattgttatgaattataataaatattcataaaaactgTCTTATAAATCAAGTATTTGCTTGCGGGTTGGATGATTTACAGTGaatgttttatatctatatctacCCTGTAAacagcatacatttttttatattctgttatcttttgaaatataaagacCCCAGtgcaaaattattcatatttttcaaaaatcagtttttgatatagaaatattcagaaaaaaaattttcatcgATGGGTGCTAAAACCGAATACgtccaatttttaaatttctgttGGGTGTAATCTGAACGTATTCATTGAAACAgtatatacagagtgtaactcatctattttataaatacaataacagtccaaatataataattgaataatgtcAAATAGACGAGTTACACCCTGTATGGCTGTAGATCCATTTTGTTTACGTCCAACGCTTCTATACAAAGTTTGGTTTTCTATTGGTTGCAATAACCGGATATAAGTACTAAGTAGACGTATtgattacagtaaaatatttttttggttagGACTTATCAGGCCCGTGGCGACGACCACTGACCATTACaagtgtaattaatatttatagtatattattataccgatctaataaaatcgatatctgatatatacacaatacacatattatatacactcaaTTTCGTATTTGGTGTCTGTATTTTATTCTCTTTATTACAAGGATTAATGTGTGACTATTAGTTCGGATCACGACGATCAAGATGATCTtggctaaataataaataattataataatagttttattactcTAAGATAAATATCGTCAATATCGATACTTAGTTACTCTATCTAcgactaatataaaataacaataacgtatatctatatttaaatacctataagtttttttaaatattaatcaatgagCATCAACATTACTTTAAAAACGTATGaaacatgtatacataatagtttttagtgttattatttatttatattatcataacttttaagtgaactatcatattatattaaacttttaagtgaTCTTATGCAAAACACCTATCATTGTTAAaccctttattattatagtgtgtgACTATTAGTTCGGATCACGaccaagttatttaaatacataggtaggtaagtacctatttacaagttacaattttaaaagtcaAGGAACCATAAGAAGCAGAGATATAATGGTGAGAAAATCTGGGTGAATTATCGTTATCTAATGTAGAGCCTGAGTCCCGTGTGATTGGCCTTTTTAGCGttgttaacattatattatttcatagttaaatataactaatctacaatataaattatgtgataACTCAAGTGGGTACcgatcatttaaatattaaatttaaaattataataggtaatccatttataatattatgttgtaattaatgtaattattgattGCAACTTGCGAGTACCTATTACGTTATACCTATTGGATTCATCAAACTTATACttcttatacttatttttctgtttcgactagttggtaattttttttagatcaaaGTATAAAAGACAATAGgcattaggtatttattgttGGACTTGTTATtctaaacgtaataataattgatacttGGATAGTtggatttgtttttgaatagaGCTTAACTAGTGAACTTTCATTACTATTTTTGGTTCGattctattttgaaaaattggtaCCAATGATTTTTCAAACACTGTTACTtccacataatatgttatcaatGTCTTATATGTTCGTACACAATAACAAAATCTACTCTTTGTTCGGTAAAACCAAATCTGTGTTACTTACCTTCGATATTAGAGTGAACTGATCtttgatatattaattgaaagtTTATTTGaaagtaggtattttaaattcaacaaatttaaaatttttggttGTAgcctctaaaaatattttttaattatacactttttttaaaaattaaaattgtattaattatttttattgtttttaatagctGCTAGATGCCAGTATCATGTAATTTGTTCGAATCGGAAAATCTCTTTTATTTTAGTaccaattttatattgattttataattattctttatactTACATTCCCCGCCatcc
This genomic stretch from Rhopalosiphum maidis isolate BTI-1 chromosome 3, ASM367621v3, whole genome shotgun sequence harbors:
- the LOC113557507 gene encoding uncharacterized protein LOC113557507; translation: MDSIVEHVYAEPSIPPVIAITEVGHLNSSTLLDCGMAIENTSNRPILKIFNQHGGTVEEEDPSRKDNGKKYLILRNKKTNKVLVYGTKVTYLKKPDYFKMKTFEDQTLADKNQEFNLVFGTKKSSRISKSKVNNTVDVPTDVFENISFSSDALQPSFSQTNEFLVYLPLGCNRFSNKLETIYPVSTLLLDNEIDLMTDYAKEVISMLPITSDNEDLSSFFITNLNRLSHKNIQNICLLTFADGLIELLRAKSAELNFRNIEIYPNSEVINDKVLDNFVEYSVTGRDLTSKMKDKAVCHIIIIMMLINMYSFDLSWISSFLPSSSQKRLTLLMKVVGASLMKDNPTKYTLKIPLVTLPAFQKLSKKSR